From one Pseudomonas sp. B21-048 genomic stretch:
- the kdsA gene encoding 3-deoxy-8-phosphooctulonate synthase, producing MAQKIIRVGDIEIANDKPMVLFGGMNVLESRDMAMQVCEEYVKVTEKLGIPYVFKASFDKANRSSVTSYRGPGLEEGMRIFQDIKQAFGVPVITDVHEPDQAAVVAEVCDIIQLPAFLSRQTDLVVAMAKTGAVINIKKAQFLAPQEMKHILNKCVEAGNDQLILCERGSSFGYNNLVVDMLGFGVMKQFEYPVFFDVTHALQMPGGRSDSAGGRRAQVTDLAKAGMSQSLAGLFLEAHPDPDNAKCDGPCALRLDKLEPFLAQLKALDELVKSFPTVETA from the coding sequence ATGGCGCAGAAGATCATCCGCGTAGGCGATATCGAGATTGCCAACGACAAGCCAATGGTGCTGTTCGGTGGCATGAATGTCCTGGAAAGCCGCGACATGGCGATGCAGGTCTGCGAAGAGTACGTAAAGGTCACCGAGAAACTCGGTATCCCTTACGTGTTCAAGGCCAGTTTCGATAAGGCCAACCGTTCTTCTGTGACCTCTTACCGTGGCCCCGGCCTGGAAGAGGGCATGCGGATTTTCCAGGACATCAAGCAAGCCTTCGGCGTGCCGGTCATTACTGACGTCCACGAGCCTGACCAGGCCGCTGTCGTCGCTGAAGTTTGCGACATCATCCAGTTGCCGGCCTTCCTGTCGCGCCAGACCGACCTCGTGGTCGCGATGGCCAAGACCGGCGCAGTGATCAACATCAAGAAAGCCCAGTTCCTCGCGCCTCAGGAAATGAAACACATCCTGAACAAATGCGTAGAAGCCGGTAACGATCAGTTGATCCTCTGCGAGCGTGGTTCGAGCTTCGGCTATAACAACCTGGTGGTCGACATGCTTGGTTTCGGCGTCATGAAGCAGTTCGAATACCCGGTGTTCTTCGATGTGACCCACGCGCTGCAGATGCCTGGTGGTCGCTCCGATTCTGCTGGCGGTCGTCGTGCCCAGGTCACCGACCTGGCCAAGGCCGGCATGAGCCAGTCGCTGGCCGGTCTGTTCCTTGAAGCGCACCCGGACCCGGATAACGCCAAATGCGACGGCCCTTGTGCCTTGCGTCTGGACAAACTGGAGCCCTTCCTGGCCCAGCTCAAAGCACTGGACGAACTGGTGAAGAGTTTTCCGACAGTAGAAACCGCGTAA
- the eno gene encoding phosphopyruvate hydratase: MAKIVDIKGREVLDSRGNPTVEADVLLDNGIIGSACAPSGASTGSREALELRDGDKSRYLGKGVLKAVGNINGPIRDLLLGADPSDQKALDHAMIKLDGTENKGSLGANAILAVSLAAAKAAAQDQDLPLYAHIANLNGTPGVYSMPVPMMNIINGGEHADNNVDIQEFMVQPVGAKSFSEGLRMGTEIFHHLKAVLKARGLSTAVGDEGGFAPNLASNEDALKVISEAVANAGYKLGTDVTLALDCAASEFYEDGKYNLSGEGQVFTAEGFADYLKGLTERYPIISIEDGLDESDWAGWKILTDKIGEKTQLVGDDLFVTNTKILKEGIDKKIANSILIKFNQIGTLTETLEAIQMAKAAGYTAVISHRSGETEDSTIADLAVGTAAGQIKTGSLCRSDRVSKYNQLLRIEEQLNGKAKYNGRNEFRG; the protein is encoded by the coding sequence ATGGCAAAAATCGTCGACATCAAAGGTCGTGAAGTTCTCGACTCCCGTGGCAATCCCACTGTGGAAGCCGATGTGCTTCTCGATAACGGCATCATCGGCAGCGCGTGCGCGCCATCCGGTGCTTCCACTGGCTCGCGTGAAGCACTCGAGCTGCGTGATGGCGACAAGAGCCGTTACCTGGGCAAAGGCGTTCTGAAAGCTGTCGGCAACATCAACGGTCCGATCCGCGACCTGTTGCTGGGGGCAGATCCAAGCGACCAGAAAGCGCTGGATCACGCGATGATCAAGCTGGACGGCACCGAAAACAAAGGTTCCCTGGGCGCCAACGCAATCCTCGCCGTTTCCCTGGCCGCAGCCAAGGCAGCAGCACAGGACCAGGACCTGCCGCTGTACGCTCACATCGCTAACCTGAACGGCACCCCGGGTGTTTACTCGATGCCGGTTCCGATGATGAACATCATCAACGGTGGCGAGCACGCCGATAACAACGTCGACATCCAGGAATTCATGGTTCAGCCAGTTGGCGCCAAGTCTTTCTCGGAAGGTCTGCGCATGGGCACCGAGATTTTCCATCACCTCAAAGCCGTTCTGAAGGCTCGCGGCCTGAGCACTGCCGTGGGTGACGAAGGTGGTTTCGCGCCGAACCTGGCTTCCAACGAAGACGCTCTGAAAGTGATCTCCGAAGCCGTGGCCAACGCCGGTTACAAGTTGGGCACCGACGTGACCCTGGCTCTGGACTGCGCCGCCAGCGAATTCTACGAAGACGGCAAGTACAACCTGTCCGGCGAAGGCCAGGTGTTCACCGCTGAAGGTTTCGCCGATTACCTGAAAGGTTTGACCGAGCGTTACCCGATCATCTCCATCGAAGACGGTCTGGACGAGTCCGACTGGGCTGGCTGGAAAATCCTCACCGACAAGATCGGCGAGAAGACTCAGCTGGTAGGCGACGACCTGTTCGTGACCAACACCAAGATCCTGAAAGAAGGCATCGATAAAAAGATCGCCAACTCGATCCTGATCAAGTTCAACCAGATCGGCACCCTGACCGAAACTCTGGAAGCGATCCAGATGGCCAAGGCCGCTGGTTACACCGCTGTGATCTCGCACCGCTCCGGCGAAACCGAAGACTCGACCATTGCCGACCTGGCGGTGGGCACTGCGGCTGGCCAGATCAAGACCGGCTCCCTGTGCCGTTCCGACCGCGTTTCCAAGTACAACCAACTGCTGCGTATCGAAGAGCAGTTGAATGGCAAAGCCAAATACAACGGTCGCAACGAGTTCCGCGGTTAA
- the ftsB gene encoding cell division protein FtsB, translating into MRSPNWLFLVLLLLLAGLQYRLWVGNGSLAQVAELKQQIADQHAENEALLERNRVMDAEVSELKKGMETVEERARHELGMVKDGETLYQLAQ; encoded by the coding sequence ATGCGCAGTCCCAATTGGTTGTTCCTTGTCTTGCTCTTGCTGCTGGCCGGCCTGCAGTATCGCCTGTGGGTGGGCAATGGCAGTCTGGCGCAAGTGGCCGAACTGAAGCAGCAGATTGCGGATCAACACGCCGAGAATGAGGCGTTGCTGGAGCGCAATCGGGTGATGGACGCCGAAGTCAGTGAATTGAAAAAGGGCATGGAGACCGTTGAAGAACGGGCTCGTCATGAGTTGGGCATGGTCAAGGACGGTGAAACCCTTTACCAGTTGGCCCAATGA
- the ispD gene encoding 2-C-methyl-D-erythritol 4-phosphate cytidylyltransferase, producing MINSLPAFWAVIPAAGVGARMAADRPKQYLQLGGRTILEHSLGCFLDHPALKGLVVSLAIDDPYWPNLACATDPRIQRVEGGAERSGSVLNALLHLHAQGADDEDWVLVHDAARPNLARDDLDKLLSELADDPVGGLLAVPARDTLKRVDQHGRVLETVDRSVIWQAYTPQMFRLGALHRALADSLVADVVVTDEASAMEWSGQAPRLIEGRSDNIKVTRPEDLEWLRQRWANRR from the coding sequence ATGATTAATTCGTTACCGGCCTTCTGGGCCGTGATTCCTGCCGCGGGCGTCGGTGCCCGTATGGCCGCGGACCGTCCCAAGCAATACTTGCAACTGGGCGGGCGCACTATTCTCGAACACAGCCTCGGCTGTTTCCTCGATCATCCTGCCCTGAAAGGGTTGGTGGTCAGTCTTGCAATCGACGATCCTTACTGGCCGAATCTGGCGTGTGCCACCGATCCGCGTATTCAGCGGGTTGAGGGTGGCGCAGAGCGCTCCGGGTCGGTGCTCAATGCCTTGCTGCATCTGCATGCTCAAGGCGCTGACGATGAGGATTGGGTGTTGGTTCACGATGCCGCACGACCGAATCTGGCACGTGATGATCTCGATAAATTGCTCAGTGAACTCGCTGACGATCCGGTAGGCGGTCTGTTGGCGGTGCCTGCGCGGGACACTCTCAAGCGGGTCGACCAGCATGGGCGCGTGCTGGAAACAGTGGATCGCAGCGTGATCTGGCAGGCGTATACGCCGCAAATGTTTCGCCTTGGCGCGTTGCATCGGGCGTTGGCGGACAGTCTGGTGGCGGACGTTGTCGTCACCGATGAAGCCTCGGCCATGGAATGGTCGGGCCAGGCGCCGCGCTTGATTGAGGGGCGATCCGATAACATCAAAGTCACTCGCCCTGAAGACCTTGAATGGTTGCGCCAGCGTTGGGCTAACCGCCGCTAA
- a CDS encoding LysR substrate-binding domain-containing protein: MSENRWEGIDEFVAVAECSQFTAAAERLGVSSSHISRQIVRLEERLQTRLLYRSTRRVTLTEAGQTFLQHCQRLQDGREEALRAVGDLTSEPKGMLRMTCAVAYGERFIVPLVTRFMGLYPQLRVDIELSNRPLDLVHEGLDLAIRLGRLQDSRLVATRLAPRRMYLCASPSYLERYGRPHSLSELSRHNCLIGSSDIWQLEQNGREFSQRVQGNWRCNSGQAVLDAALQGVGLCQLPDYYVLEYLKNGELISLLEAHQPPNTAVWALYPQQRHLSPKVRKLVDYLKEGLAERPEYRV; encoded by the coding sequence ATGTCCGAAAACCGCTGGGAAGGCATCGACGAGTTCGTTGCCGTGGCCGAGTGCAGCCAATTCACCGCTGCGGCTGAACGCCTTGGGGTGTCTTCCTCTCACATCAGTCGCCAAATCGTACGACTGGAAGAGCGCCTGCAAACCCGTTTGCTCTATCGCAGCACCCGCCGGGTCACGCTGACCGAGGCCGGGCAAACCTTTTTGCAGCATTGCCAGCGTCTACAGGACGGTCGCGAAGAAGCGTTGCGCGCTGTCGGTGACTTGACCAGCGAACCCAAGGGCATGCTGCGCATGACGTGTGCCGTGGCCTACGGCGAACGATTCATCGTGCCACTGGTGACACGCTTCATGGGGTTGTATCCGCAACTGCGCGTCGACATTGAACTGAGCAACCGACCGCTCGACCTGGTGCATGAAGGGCTGGACCTGGCCATCCGCCTCGGCCGCCTGCAGGATTCAAGATTGGTCGCCACACGTCTGGCACCACGGCGCATGTACCTGTGCGCCTCGCCGTCCTACCTGGAACGGTATGGTCGCCCACACAGCTTGTCGGAACTGAGTCGCCATAACTGCCTCATTGGCAGTTCGGACATCTGGCAACTGGAACAGAACGGGCGGGAATTTTCCCAGCGTGTACAGGGAAACTGGCGCTGCAACAGTGGGCAGGCCGTGCTGGATGCGGCGCTACAGGGGGTTGGGTTGTGTCAGTTACCGGATTACTACGTGCTGGAATACCTGAAAAACGGCGAATTGATTTCGCTGCTGGAAGCCCATCAACCGCCAAACACAGCAGTTTGGGCGCTTTATCCACAGCAACGGCATCTGTCGCCGAAGGTGCGCAAGTTGGTGGATTATTTGAAGGAAGGGTTGGCCGAACGGCCGGAGTACCGGGTTTGA
- a CDS encoding S-(hydroxymethyl)glutathione dehydrogenase/class III alcohol dehydrogenase: MIKSRAAVAFEAKKPLEIVEVDVAMPKAGEVLLRVVASGVCHTDAYTLSGADPEGIFPSILGHEGGAVVEAIGEGVTSVVVGDHVIPLYTPECGKCKFCLSGKTNLCQAIRATQGKGLMPDGTSRFSYKGETIFHYMGTSTFSEYTVLPEISVAKIPKEAPLEKVCLLGCGVTTGIGAVINTAKVKPGDTVAIFGLGGIGLSAVIGAVKAKAGRIIAIDINPAKFEIAKQLGATDCVNPKDFDRPIQEVIVDMTDGGVDFSFECIGNVQLMRAALECCHKGWGESVIIGVAGAGQEISTRPFQLVTGRVWRGSAFGGVRGRTELPSYVEMAQTGEIPLDTFITHTMGLEDINKAFDLMHEGKSIRSVIHF, encoded by the coding sequence ATGATCAAGTCGCGCGCCGCCGTTGCCTTCGAGGCCAAGAAACCCCTCGAGATCGTTGAAGTCGATGTCGCCATGCCCAAGGCTGGTGAAGTCCTGCTGCGCGTCGTCGCCTCCGGTGTTTGCCATACCGATGCCTACACCCTCTCGGGCGCTGACCCGGAAGGTATCTTCCCGTCGATCCTGGGTCACGAAGGTGGTGCGGTGGTCGAAGCGATTGGCGAGGGTGTGACTTCGGTCGTGGTCGGCGATCATGTGATCCCGCTGTACACCCCGGAATGTGGCAAGTGCAAATTCTGTCTGTCGGGCAAAACCAACCTATGTCAGGCGATTCGCGCGACTCAGGGTAAAGGTCTGATGCCGGATGGTACTTCGCGTTTTTCCTACAAGGGCGAAACGATTTTCCACTACATGGGCACCTCGACCTTTTCCGAGTACACCGTGCTACCGGAAATCTCCGTCGCCAAAATCCCTAAAGAAGCGCCATTGGAAAAAGTCTGCCTGCTGGGTTGTGGCGTCACCACGGGCATCGGCGCGGTAATCAACACCGCCAAGGTCAAACCAGGTGACACCGTCGCCATCTTCGGGCTGGGCGGCATCGGTCTGTCGGCTGTGATTGGCGCGGTCAAAGCCAAGGCAGGGCGGATCATCGCCATCGACATCAACCCGGCCAAGTTCGAGATCGCCAAGCAATTGGGCGCTACCGATTGTGTAAACCCGAAAGACTTCGATCGTCCGATTCAGGAAGTGATCGTCGACATGACCGATGGCGGCGTCGACTTTTCCTTCGAATGCATTGGCAACGTCCAGCTGATGCGTGCTGCACTTGAGTGCTGCCACAAAGGTTGGGGTGAGTCGGTGATCATTGGCGTGGCCGGTGCCGGTCAGGAAATCTCCACCCGTCCGTTCCAGTTGGTGACCGGTCGCGTCTGGCGCGGTTCGGCGTTCGGTGGTGTGCGTGGGCGTACCGAGTTGCCGAGCTATGTCGAAATGGCCCAGACCGGCGAGATTCCGCTGGATACCTTCATCACCCACACGATGGGCCTGGAAGATATCAACAAGGCGTTTGACCTGATGCACGAAGGCAAAAGCATCCGTAGCGTCATTCATTTCTAA
- the fghA gene encoding S-formylglutathione hydrolase codes for MSLENISCQKSFGGWHKRYRHRSEVLGCDMVFAVYLPPQAEQGGKLPVLYWLSGLTCTDENFMQKAGAMRMAAELGLIIVAPDTSPRGPDVPDDPEGAWDFGLGAGFYLNATQEPWSRHYRMHDYVVQELPALVEAHFPTSDKRGISGHSMGGHGALVCALRNPGRYRSVSAFSPINNPMDCPWGQKAFSRYLGEDRSKWREWDACALIAEADEKLALLVDQGDRDDFLATQLKPEALQQAAKLAGHPLTLRLQPGYDHSYFFIASFINDHLQHHARALGGAVG; via the coding sequence ATGAGCCTGGAAAATATCTCCTGCCAGAAAAGCTTCGGCGGCTGGCACAAGCGCTATCGTCATCGCTCGGAAGTGCTCGGTTGCGACATGGTGTTTGCCGTGTACCTGCCGCCGCAAGCGGAGCAGGGCGGTAAACTGCCGGTGCTGTACTGGTTGTCCGGCCTGACCTGCACCGACGAGAACTTCATGCAAAAGGCCGGCGCCATGCGCATGGCCGCCGAGCTTGGGCTGATCATCGTCGCACCGGATACCAGTCCGCGCGGCCCTGATGTGCCGGATGATCCGGAGGGTGCCTGGGACTTCGGTCTCGGTGCCGGGTTTTATCTGAATGCCACGCAGGAACCGTGGTCCCGGCACTATCGGATGCATGACTATGTCGTGCAGGAATTGCCTGCATTGGTCGAAGCGCATTTCCCGACATCGGACAAGCGTGGCATCAGCGGTCACTCCATGGGCGGTCACGGTGCGTTGGTCTGTGCGTTGCGCAATCCCGGGCGTTATCGGTCAGTGTCGGCATTCTCGCCGATCAACAATCCGATGGATTGCCCTTGGGGCCAGAAAGCCTTTTCCCGTTACTTGGGAGAAGACCGTTCGAAGTGGCGCGAATGGGATGCCTGTGCATTGATTGCCGAGGCTGACGAGAAGCTGGCGCTGCTGGTCGATCAGGGTGATCGCGATGATTTCCTGGCCACCCAGCTCAAGCCTGAAGCCTTGCAACAGGCCGCCAAACTGGCGGGTCATCCGCTGACGTTGCGACTGCAACCGGGCTACGACCACAGCTATTTCTTCATCGCCAGCTTCATTAACGACCACTTGCAGCATCACGCACGCGCTTTAGGAGGCGCGGTCGGTTAG
- the ispF gene encoding 2-C-methyl-D-erythritol 2,4-cyclodiphosphate synthase encodes MRIGHGYDVHRFAEGDFITLGGVRIAHSFGLLAHSDGDVLLHALSDALLGAAALGDIGKHFPDTDPQFKGADSRVLLRHVVALIHAKGWKVGNVDNTIVAQAPKMAPHIESMRALIAADLQVELDQVNVKATTTEKLGFVGREEGVAVHSVALLLRA; translated from the coding sequence ATGCGTATTGGCCACGGCTACGATGTGCACCGTTTCGCTGAAGGCGATTTCATCACACTGGGCGGCGTGCGGATTGCACACAGCTTCGGGCTGCTCGCCCATTCCGACGGTGATGTCCTGTTGCACGCCTTGAGCGACGCGTTGCTCGGCGCTGCCGCGCTGGGTGATATCGGCAAGCATTTTCCGGACACCGACCCGCAGTTCAAGGGCGCCGACAGCCGTGTGCTGTTGCGTCACGTCGTCGCACTGATCCATGCCAAAGGCTGGAAAGTCGGCAACGTCGATAACACCATCGTCGCCCAGGCCCCGAAAATGGCCCCGCATATCGAATCGATGCGCGCGCTGATTGCCGCGGATCTTCAAGTTGAGTTGGATCAAGTGAACGTGAAAGCTACCACCACCGAAAAGCTCGGCTTTGTCGGTCGCGAAGAAGGCGTCGCCGTGCACTCCGTTGCCCTGTTGCTGCGCGCATGA
- the truD gene encoding tRNA pseudouridine(13) synthase TruD, with protein MNELQLLGPRAYGQALGSAVLKATAEDFQVDEVLNIPLSGDGEHLWIWVEKRGLNTEEAARRIAKAAGVPLRTVSYAGLKDRQALTRQWFSVQLPGKADPDLSAAENDTLKILKTGRHKRKLQRGAHSANGFTLRLTQFAGDKAAIEERLQLIAKQGIPNYFGAQRFGFDGGNVVDARAWAARKALPEQRNVRSRLLSTARSFLFNQVLAARVADGTWQRAQVGDLLAFTDSRSFFPAGEAECSDPRLAILDLHPTGPQWGEGDLPTSGAVHELEQAIAAREADLRDWLINAGMSHERRILRLPIGGLTWHYPEPDILQLEFVLPAGCFATVLVRELVDLVPVGQTDSPCVF; from the coding sequence ATGAACGAATTGCAGTTGCTCGGCCCGCGGGCCTATGGTCAAGCCCTCGGCAGCGCGGTACTGAAAGCCACGGCGGAAGATTTTCAGGTCGATGAAGTGCTCAATATCCCCCTCAGTGGCGATGGCGAGCACCTGTGGATCTGGGTGGAAAAGCGCGGTCTGAATACCGAAGAAGCGGCACGGCGCATCGCCAAGGCGGCGGGTGTGCCGTTGCGCACCGTCAGCTATGCCGGCCTCAAGGACCGCCAGGCGTTGACGCGTCAGTGGTTCAGCGTGCAACTGCCGGGCAAGGCCGATCCTGATCTGTCGGCGGCGGAAAACGACACGCTGAAAATACTCAAGACCGGTCGGCATAAACGCAAACTGCAACGCGGCGCCCACTCGGCCAACGGCTTCACCTTGCGCTTGACCCAGTTCGCCGGTGACAAGGCGGCGATTGAAGAGCGTCTGCAACTGATCGCCAAGCAAGGTATTCCCAATTATTTCGGCGCTCAGCGTTTCGGCTTTGACGGCGGCAACGTGGTCGACGCCCGTGCCTGGGCCGCGCGCAAGGCCCTGCCTGAGCAGCGCAATGTGCGTTCGCGGCTGCTCTCCACCGCGCGCAGTTTTCTGTTCAATCAAGTGTTGGCGGCGCGTGTCGCCGATGGCACCTGGCAGCGCGCTCAGGTGGGCGATCTGTTGGCGTTCACCGACAGCCGCAGTTTTTTCCCGGCAGGTGAAGCTGAATGCAGCGACCCACGCTTGGCGATTCTCGACCTGCACCCGACCGGCCCGCAGTGGGGCGAAGGTGACTTGCCGACGTCAGGCGCTGTCCATGAATTGGAGCAGGCAATCGCCGCGCGCGAAGCGGATCTGCGCGATTGGTTGATTAACGCCGGAATGAGCCACGAACGTCGCATTCTGCGGCTGCCCATTGGCGGGTTGACGTGGCATTATCCCGAGCCTGACATTCTGCAACTGGAATTCGTCCTGCCGGCCGGATGCTTCGCCACCGTTTTGGTGCGTGAACTCGTCGATCTGGTGCCGGTGGGGCAGACGGACAGCCCATGCGTATTCTGA
- the surE gene encoding 5'/3'-nucleotidase SurE, whose translation MRILISNDDGVTAPGLAALYAALADFTECVVIAPDQDKSGASSSLTLDRPLHPQTLANGFISLNGTPTDCVHLGLNGLLEFEPDMVVSGINLGANLGDDVLYSGTVAAALEGRFLGRPSFAFSFVSRQVENLPTAAYFARKLVEAHADLDLPPRTVLNVNIPNLPLEHIRGIQLTRLGHRARAAAPMKVVDPRGKSGYWIAAAGDAEDGGPGTDFHAVMQGYVSITPLQLDRTFNDAFRSLDGWLEGLR comes from the coding sequence ATGCGTATTCTGATTTCTAACGACGATGGGGTAACCGCACCCGGTCTCGCCGCGCTTTATGCCGCGCTGGCGGATTTTACCGAATGCGTGGTTATCGCCCCGGACCAGGACAAAAGCGGCGCCAGCAGTTCGCTGACGCTCGACCGTCCGTTGCACCCGCAAACCTTAGCCAATGGCTTTATCAGCCTCAACGGCACACCCACCGACTGCGTGCATCTGGGCCTTAACGGTTTGCTGGAGTTCGAGCCGGACATGGTGGTTTCCGGCATCAACCTTGGGGCCAACCTGGGGGATGACGTGCTGTATTCCGGCACCGTGGCGGCGGCCCTCGAGGGACGTTTCCTTGGGCGTCCTTCGTTTGCTTTCTCATTCGTCTCACGGCAAGTAGAGAACCTTCCCACAGCCGCTTATTTTGCGCGCAAACTGGTAGAGGCTCACGCGGACCTTGATCTGCCACCGCGTACGGTACTGAACGTGAACATTCCCAACTTGCCGCTGGAGCATATCCGCGGTATCCAGCTAACCCGCCTCGGCCATCGCGCCCGGGCCGCCGCGCCAATGAAAGTGGTCGATCCGCGCGGTAAATCCGGTTACTGGATCGCTGCGGCCGGGGACGCTGAAGATGGTGGCCCGGGTACTGATTTCCATGCGGTGATGCAAGGCTATGTTTCAATCACGCCACTGCAACTGGATCGCACCTTTAATGATGCCTTCAGAAGTCTCGATGGCTGGCTGGAGGGACTGCGCTAA
- a CDS encoding protein-L-isoaspartate(D-aspartate) O-methyltransferase, producing the protein MTSQRTRERLIQRLYEEGISNAKVLDVIRRTPRHLFVDEALAHRAYEDTALPIGHNQTISQPYMVARMSELLLEAGPLDKVMEIGTGSGYQTAVLSQLVERVFSVERIKILQDRAKERLVELNLRNVVFRWGDGWEGWPALAPYNGIIVTAVATDVPQALLDQLAPGGRLVIPVGSGEVQQLMLIIREEQGFSRRVLGAVRFVPLLNGPLA; encoded by the coding sequence ATGACCTCTCAACGGACCCGTGAGCGTCTGATTCAGCGCCTCTATGAAGAGGGAATATCCAACGCCAAGGTGCTGGACGTCATCCGTCGCACCCCGCGTCATCTGTTTGTTGATGAAGCGCTGGCTCATCGCGCCTATGAAGATACGGCGCTGCCGATCGGGCATAACCAGACCATTTCCCAGCCTTATATGGTGGCGCGCATGAGCGAGCTGCTGCTGGAAGCCGGTCCGTTGGACAAGGTGATGGAAATCGGCACCGGTTCGGGTTACCAGACGGCAGTACTGTCGCAACTGGTCGAGCGGGTTTTTTCCGTGGAGCGCATCAAAATTCTGCAAGACCGGGCCAAGGAGCGTCTGGTGGAACTGAACCTGCGCAACGTGGTATTTCGCTGGGGCGATGGCTGGGAAGGGTGGCCGGCATTGGCGCCATACAATGGCATCATTGTCACTGCCGTCGCCACCGACGTGCCTCAAGCTTTGCTCGATCAGTTGGCGCCGGGCGGGCGCTTGGTCATTCCGGTCGGTTCCGGTGAAGTTCAACAATTAATGTTGATCATCCGTGAAGAGCAGGGCTTTTCCAGGCGCGTTCTGGGGGCGGTGCGTTTTGTGCCATTGCTCAATGGGCCGTTGGCCTGA
- a CDS encoding peptidoglycan DD-metalloendopeptidase family protein — MSLTVIAQRIGITSFQRLVTGLVLSTLLVGCSSTPSGSTSVVERNNTVAQRPAVTTGQYVVRPKDTLFSIAFRYGWDYKALAARNNIPTPYTIHPGQTIRFDGRSGSTPTAIVSSSSSSPSSSSKTTVIRRQANGTTTSTTVLAPSVASKPAPAPLPPAGPAPTGWGWPSGGILIGKFSSNGSLNKGIDIAGDLGQPVLAASDGTVVYAGSGLRGYGELVIIKHSDTYVSAYGHNRRLLVREGQQVKVGQTIAEMGSTGTDRVKLHFEIRRQGKPVDPLQFLPRR; from the coding sequence GTGAGTCTCACAGTCATTGCGCAGCGAATAGGTATAACGAGTTTTCAGCGTCTGGTGACTGGCCTTGTCTTGAGTACTTTGCTGGTTGGTTGCTCCAGTACCCCATCAGGTAGTACGAGCGTCGTCGAGCGTAATAACACGGTCGCCCAGCGTCCGGCCGTGACCACCGGACAGTACGTGGTCCGACCCAAAGACACCTTGTTCTCTATCGCTTTTCGCTACGGTTGGGACTACAAAGCCCTCGCGGCACGGAACAACATTCCTACGCCTTACACGATCCATCCGGGTCAGACAATTCGCTTCGACGGCCGCAGCGGTTCAACGCCGACGGCGATAGTGAGTTCGTCCAGTTCCTCGCCTTCATCGTCGAGTAAAACCACGGTCATTCGGCGCCAGGCAAACGGCACGACGACCAGTACAACAGTGCTTGCACCGTCCGTCGCCAGCAAGCCGGCACCCGCGCCATTGCCTCCCGCTGGTCCGGCCCCGACGGGCTGGGGGTGGCCTTCTGGTGGCATTCTGATTGGAAAATTCTCTTCAAACGGTAGTTTGAATAAAGGAATTGATATCGCCGGAGATTTGGGACAGCCTGTTTTAGCTGCGTCTGATGGGACGGTGGTATACGCCGGGAGTGGCTTAAGGGGCTACGGCGAATTAGTCATCATCAAACACAGCGATACCTACGTCAGTGCCTACGGACATAACCGCAGGCTGTTGGTTCGGGAGGGGCAGCAGGTCAAAGTCGGACAGACAATTGCCGAAATGGGGTCAACGGGTACAGACCGGGTGAAACTGCATTTTGAGATTCGCCGACAAGGTAAACCAGTCGATCCGCTGCAATTCCTGCCACGTCGTTGA